Proteins encoded by one window of Desulfovibrio ferrophilus:
- a CDS encoding phenylacetate--CoA ligase family protein encodes MYFDKKNECMSRDELTQLQLERLQSTLYRLSRNVPFYRKKFEDMDLDVDDVRTLDDVRQLPYTSKSDLRDNYPYDMFAVPMREVVRLHASSGTTGKAVVVGYTKNDVKRWAQLAARVLTAGGVTKDDVVQIAFGYGLFTGGFGFHYGAELLGASVVPSSSGNTDRQIQIIQDYKTTALLCTPGYALYLAEAMRKQDINTNALTLKRGLFGGEAWSEAMRGRIQDGLKLTATDNYGLSEIMGPGVAGECLERGGLHINEDHFLAEIIDPETLEPVPEGEVGELVLTTLTKEAFPMLRFRTGDLTRLIPGQCPCGRTHMRIDRIQGRTDDMFILKGINVYPKQVENVLAQIEGVDPCYQVILERDGVLDKGTVMVEAATDEFFDEIKKHQQMCATIRKRLESVLGVGFDVRIVERSSLFDTDACKTQRVVDKRTL; translated from the coding sequence ATGTACTTCGACAAGAAGAACGAATGCATGAGCCGCGACGAGCTGACCCAGCTTCAGCTTGAGCGGCTACAGTCAACGCTGTACCGCCTGTCGCGCAATGTGCCGTTCTACCGCAAGAAGTTCGAGGACATGGACCTGGATGTGGACGATGTGCGCACCCTCGATGACGTGCGTCAACTGCCCTACACCAGCAAATCCGATCTGCGCGACAACTACCCTTACGACATGTTCGCTGTCCCCATGCGCGAAGTCGTGCGCCTGCATGCCTCATCCGGGACTACGGGCAAGGCAGTGGTGGTGGGCTACACCAAGAACGACGTCAAGCGCTGGGCGCAACTGGCCGCGCGCGTGCTCACCGCTGGCGGCGTCACCAAGGACGATGTGGTCCAGATCGCCTTTGGCTACGGTCTGTTCACCGGAGGCTTCGGCTTCCACTACGGGGCCGAATTGCTCGGAGCCTCCGTAGTCCCAAGCTCCTCTGGCAACACCGACCGCCAGATCCAGATCATTCAAGACTACAAAACCACAGCCCTGCTGTGCACTCCGGGCTATGCCCTGTACCTGGCCGAGGCCATGCGCAAACAGGACATCAACACCAACGCCCTGACTCTGAAACGGGGGCTCTTCGGCGGCGAAGCCTGGTCCGAGGCCATGCGGGGTCGCATTCAGGATGGCCTGAAGCTGACGGCCACGGACAACTACGGACTGTCCGAAATCATGGGCCCGGGCGTTGCTGGCGAATGCCTGGAGCGAGGTGGTCTACACATCAACGAGGACCATTTCCTGGCCGAGATCATCGACCCCGAGACCCTAGAGCCGGTCCCCGAGGGTGAAGTGGGCGAGTTGGTGCTGACCACCCTGACCAAGGAAGCCTTCCCCATGCTGCGCTTCCGCACTGGCGATCTGACACGGCTGATCCCCGGTCAATGCCCCTGTGGCAGGACGCACATGCGCATCGATCGCATCCAGGGCCGTACGGATGACATGTTCATCTTGAAGGGCATCAACGTGTACCCCAAACAGGTGGAAAACGTGCTGGCTCAGATCGAAGGCGTTGACCCCTGCTATCAGGTCATTCTGGAACGGGACGGCGTGCTGGACAAGGGCACGGTCATGGTGGAAGCCGCCACCGATGAATTTTTCGACGAGATCAAGAAGCACCAACAGATGTGCGCCACCATTCGCAAGCGCCTGGAATCCGTGTTGGGTGTAGGCTTCGACGTCCGTATCGTGGAACGCTCCAGCCTCTTTGACACGGATGCCTGCAAGACTCAGCGCGTCGTGGATAAACGCACGCTGTAA
- a CDS encoding alpha-hydroxy-acid oxidizing protein: MTDNTFQKARESLQGFCHVCPTCDGGACAGDVPGMGGLGTGSSFAANIQALDDCRLNMRVLHDVTEPETRVNVLGMELSFPVLAAPIGGVSSNMGGRVSEESFVGAVIGGAVSGGIIGCTGDGGPDFIHEAGFEAIRKAGGKGIPFIKPWEELELFRKIEKAETLGVTAIGMDVDAAGLLALKQMGRSVSPKSPAKLARIIRHTPLKFVVKGIMTPDEARIAVEAGADAIVVSNHGGRVLDYTPGVAEVLPWIAEAVKGQATILADGGVRSGGDVLKMLALGADAVMIGRPFAIAAMGGGRSGVEEQVRQLKRELEQAMILTGTMRADSVSRSVLYGRR; encoded by the coding sequence ATGACCGACAACACCTTTCAGAAAGCCAGAGAATCGCTTCAGGGATTCTGCCATGTCTGTCCCACTTGTGACGGCGGTGCCTGTGCGGGTGATGTGCCTGGCATGGGTGGCTTGGGGACGGGCAGTTCGTTTGCGGCTAATATCCAGGCTCTGGACGACTGCCGTTTGAATATGCGCGTGCTGCACGATGTGACCGAGCCGGAAACCCGTGTGAATGTATTGGGTATGGAATTATCCTTTCCTGTACTGGCAGCGCCCATCGGCGGTGTGTCCTCCAATATGGGGGGCAGGGTGTCCGAGGAAAGCTTTGTGGGTGCTGTCATTGGTGGCGCGGTGAGCGGCGGCATCATTGGCTGCACTGGCGATGGCGGCCCTGATTTTATCCATGAAGCCGGCTTCGAGGCAATACGCAAGGCTGGCGGCAAGGGCATTCCGTTTATCAAGCCATGGGAAGAACTCGAACTCTTTCGCAAGATCGAAAAGGCCGAAACACTGGGCGTCACTGCCATAGGCATGGACGTGGACGCCGCGGGGCTGCTTGCACTCAAGCAGATGGGCCGTTCCGTTTCACCCAAATCACCGGCCAAACTGGCCCGAATCATACGCCACACGCCTCTCAAATTCGTGGTCAAGGGTATCATGACCCCTGACGAGGCAAGGATTGCCGTGGAAGCAGGAGCGGACGCCATCGTGGTCTCCAACCACGGGGGGCGGGTCCTGGATTATACACCCGGTGTGGCCGAAGTACTGCCCTGGATTGCCGAGGCCGTTAAAGGTCAGGCCACCATTCTGGCCGACGGTGGAGTGCGCAGTGGGGGTGATGTTTTGAAGATGCTTGCACTGGGGGCGGATGCCGTTATGATTGGCAGACCGTTCGCCATTGCCGCCATGGGTGGCGGCCGCAGTGGAGTGGAAGAGCAGGTCAGGCAGCTGAAGCGGGAGCTTGAGCAGGCCATGATCCTGACCGGAACCATGAGAGCCGATTCGGTCAGTCGATCCGTGTTGTACGGTCGAAGATAG
- a CDS encoding sigma-54-dependent transcriptional regulator — MANVLVIDDDQMICEMIADIVQDVGHHCDLARSIRDGLVMAQSGKYDVIFQDVYLADGMGLDILPQLKDAPGAPEVVIITGAGEAHVAERAMREGAWDFVAKPLDLEGVIGPLERALKFRDERRRPAVKKTVRREGIAGSSPLIRALLDTVAMAGESGASVLITGETGTGKELFARAIHANSPRSSMPFVVVDCASLPETLVESILFGHVKGAFTGADKARDGLVKLADGGTLFLDEVGELPFAMQRAFLRVLEERMFRPVGSKTELSSDFRLVAATNRHLDEMVELGDFRKDLLYRIRSFSIELPPLRERVEDIEEIITRHMSRMATQGRFPLKGFSPEFVHALSSYPWPGNVRELVQCLERSLAAAHADKTLFLTHLPENVRVSYARTLVNREGISKPHPGTAPVMRPASPMAASEAGQQPLSPAQSGAIEPWSSFRERIVGQAESEYFERLMAFTHGNVRESCEIADVSRARLYQILQKRGIKRSH; from the coding sequence ATGGCGAATGTTCTCGTGATTGATGACGACCAAATGATCTGTGAGATGATTGCGGATATAGTTCAGGACGTCGGACATCACTGCGATCTGGCGCGATCCATCCGCGATGGTTTGGTCATGGCGCAGTCCGGGAAGTACGATGTAATCTTCCAGGATGTGTATCTGGCAGATGGTATGGGGTTGGATATTCTGCCCCAGCTCAAGGACGCCCCTGGTGCGCCGGAAGTGGTGATCATTACCGGCGCTGGCGAGGCACATGTGGCTGAGCGTGCCATGCGTGAAGGAGCCTGGGACTTTGTGGCCAAGCCGCTGGACCTCGAAGGGGTGATTGGCCCCCTGGAGCGCGCCCTGAAGTTTCGGGATGAGCGGCGTCGCCCTGCCGTGAAAAAGACAGTGCGCCGTGAGGGGATTGCTGGTTCAAGCCCGTTGATCCGGGCGTTGTTGGACACCGTCGCCATGGCTGGTGAAAGCGGTGCCAGTGTGCTGATCACCGGCGAGACCGGTACAGGCAAGGAATTATTCGCCCGGGCTATTCACGCCAACAGTCCGCGTTCGTCCATGCCGTTCGTGGTGGTGGATTGTGCCTCACTGCCTGAGACTCTTGTGGAATCCATTCTTTTCGGACACGTCAAAGGAGCTTTTACCGGAGCAGACAAAGCCCGTGATGGCTTGGTCAAGTTGGCTGACGGAGGAACGCTCTTTCTGGATGAGGTGGGTGAACTGCCCTTTGCCATGCAGCGTGCTTTTTTGCGTGTATTGGAAGAGCGCATGTTTCGGCCAGTTGGGAGCAAAACTGAATTGAGCAGTGATTTCAGGCTGGTGGCAGCCACCAATCGTCATCTCGATGAAATGGTGGAGCTTGGTGATTTTCGCAAAGATTTATTGTATCGCATCCGGTCTTTTTCCATTGAGTTGCCTCCACTCAGGGAACGGGTTGAGGATATCGAGGAAATAATCACTCGGCACATGTCGCGCATGGCGACTCAGGGGCGGTTCCCGCTTAAGGGATTTTCTCCGGAATTCGTGCATGCGTTGTCATCCTATCCCTGGCCGGGCAATGTGCGTGAGTTGGTCCAATGCCTTGAGCGTTCATTGGCGGCGGCGCATGCCGATAAAACCCTGTTTCTGACTCATCTTCCTGAGAACGTGCGGGTCAGCTACGCCCGGACATTGGTCAATCGGGAGGGCATCAGCAAGCCCCATCCCGGCACTGCACCCGTGATGAGGCCGGCTTCGCCGATGGCTGCGAGCGAGGCCGGACAGCAGCCGTTGAGCCCCGCACAGTCCGGGGCTATCGAGCCGTGGAGTTCCTTCCGCGAACGCATTGTGGGACAAGCCGAGAGCGAGTATTTTGAACGACTCATGGCCTTTACCCATGGCAATGTTAGGGAGTCTTGTGAGATTGCCGATGTTTCCCGGGCGCGACTGTACCAAATTCTGCAAAAGCGCGGAATCAAGCGCTCGCATTGA
- a CDS encoding chemotaxis protein CheW, producing MSNPQTDETNQYLTFSLDKEIFALDITQVREVLEVASVTRIPRTPPFMRGVINLRGHAVPVVDMRCKFGMPSMDDTVDTCIVITEVDLGGESAVLGALVDSVREVFEMMPESIEPAPRMGTSIRTDFIRGMGKQNDQFVIILDINRIFSSEELAVLATAEDLDSQTEATAEAI from the coding sequence ATGAGCAATCCACAAACCGATGAGACCAACCAGTACCTGACGTTCAGCCTGGATAAGGAAATCTTCGCATTGGATATCACGCAGGTCCGCGAAGTACTGGAAGTGGCCTCGGTCACCCGCATTCCGCGCACCCCCCCCTTCATGCGTGGGGTCATCAACCTGAGAGGACACGCCGTACCCGTGGTGGATATGCGGTGCAAATTCGGAATGCCCTCCATGGACGATACGGTAGACACCTGCATCGTCATTACCGAGGTCGATCTGGGCGGTGAATCCGCTGTCCTTGGAGCGCTGGTGGACTCGGTACGAGAGGTCTTCGAAATGATGCCCGAGAGCATTGAACCTGCACCGCGCATGGGCACATCGATCCGCACGGACTTCATTCGCGGCATGGGCAAACAGAACGACCAGTTCGTGATCATCCTGGATATCAACCGCATCTTCTCCAGCGAGGAACTCGCGGTGCTGGCGACTGCAGAAGATCTGGATAGCCAGACAGAAGCAACAGCCGAGGCGATCTAA
- a CDS encoding acyl-CoA thioesterase: MKGKTSKESCITLSQRVLPQDANPAGNVHGGVILKYIDTAAGTVGMRHARGNVVTASIDRMDFLAPVYVGELVTFKACMNYVGTTSMEIGVRVEAENLLTGEVRYTNSAYLTFVALDEHGRPTSVAPLILENEDEERRWREAKERRKARLAEKARERCSQDGGAQCKSD; this comes from the coding sequence ATGAAAGGCAAGACCAGCAAGGAATCGTGCATTACCCTCTCGCAACGGGTGCTCCCTCAGGACGCCAACCCTGCAGGCAATGTGCACGGCGGTGTGATTCTCAAGTACATTGATACCGCAGCCGGAACCGTGGGCATGCGCCACGCCCGGGGGAATGTGGTCACCGCCTCCATCGACAGGATGGATTTTCTGGCCCCTGTTTATGTGGGCGAATTGGTGACCTTCAAGGCCTGTATGAATTATGTCGGCACGACGTCCATGGAGATTGGCGTGCGGGTCGAGGCTGAGAATCTGCTTACCGGCGAAGTCCGCTATACCAACTCCGCGTATTTGACTTTTGTGGCGCTGGACGAACACGGACGGCCCACTTCTGTTGCTCCGTTGATTCTGGAAAATGAGGATGAGGAGCGTCGCTGGCGCGAAGCCAAAGAGCGCCGCAAGGCACGCTTGGCAGAAAAGGCCCGTGAACGTTGCTCCCAGGACGGCGGAGCTCAATGCAAATCGGACTGA
- a CDS encoding Dabb family protein yields the protein MLKHIVMWRLKDEAEGATKAENAKKMKEMLEALPAKVAGVLKLEVGINVVESETCSDVCLYSEFNNLEEMDAYQAHPEHQKCVAFIKMVVTERRATDYEC from the coding sequence ATGCTCAAGCATATCGTCATGTGGCGCTTAAAGGACGAGGCCGAAGGGGCGACCAAGGCTGAAAATGCAAAGAAGATGAAAGAGATGCTAGAGGCGCTACCGGCCAAGGTGGCTGGTGTGCTGAAGCTGGAAGTTGGAATCAATGTGGTCGAATCCGAGACCTGTTCCGACGTCTGTCTGTACAGCGAATTTAACAACCTTGAGGAGATGGACGCCTATCAGGCCCATCCCGAGCACCAGAAGTGTGTGGCCTTCATCAAGATGGTGGTGACCGAGCGGCGCGCCACGGATTATGAGTGCTAA
- the budA gene encoding acetolactate decarboxylase codes for MKRTRLLLKIILGVVLYALAVLTTAAAVKAEQGTDTLFQVSTIDALLDGVYDGAMPVTQLTAKGNAGLGTFHALDGEMAVIDGIVYQVRADGSVRVAQPEASTPFAAVTPFEADFELTLGNVASMRELTSALESLLPNPNIFYAIRATGRFSKVKTRSVPRQEKPYPPLKVVAANQPVFHFADVPGDIVGFWSPAFVKGVGVPGFHLHFLNAERTGGGHMLDCSFENLTLTLDATPAFTVVLPQSEDFATTDLARDRAEDLHKVEK; via the coding sequence ATGAAACGAACGCGTCTGTTGTTAAAAATCATACTGGGTGTCGTCCTGTACGCCCTGGCCGTGCTGACCACAGCCGCCGCAGTGAAGGCCGAGCAAGGAACGGACACTCTGTTCCAGGTTTCGACCATCGATGCCTTGCTGGATGGGGTCTATGACGGGGCTATGCCTGTGACGCAATTGACTGCCAAGGGCAATGCAGGTTTGGGGACGTTTCACGCTTTGGATGGTGAAATGGCCGTGATCGACGGCATTGTCTACCAGGTCCGGGCGGATGGTTCGGTGCGAGTGGCACAACCCGAGGCGAGTACTCCCTTTGCGGCGGTGACCCCCTTTGAGGCCGATTTCGAATTGACCCTGGGCAACGTAGCCTCCATGCGCGAACTGACTTCGGCTTTGGAATCCCTGCTGCCCAATCCCAATATTTTTTATGCCATCCGGGCCACAGGCCGGTTCAGCAAAGTCAAGACGCGCAGTGTGCCCCGTCAGGAGAAGCCTTATCCTCCGCTCAAGGTGGTGGCTGCCAACCAGCCGGTGTTCCATTTCGCCGATGTTCCGGGTGATATTGTGGGCTTCTGGTCGCCTGCGTTCGTCAAGGGTGTGGGGGTGCCTGGGTTCCATTTGCACTTCCTCAACGCTGAGCGCACAGGAGGGGGGCACATGCTGGATTGTTCCTTCGAGAACCTGACCCTGACCCTGGACGCGACACCTGCCTTTACCGTTGTCCTGCCTCAGAGTGAGGACTTTGCTACCACCGACCTTGCCCGTGACCGGGCAGAGGACCTGCATAAGGTTGAGAAATAG
- a CDS encoding HAMP domain-containing methyl-accepting chemotaxis protein, with protein sequence MFKNMKLGLKLALGFIVVLALTALVAGVGLNGMNSVQDRVDKADGVNLIVKDIQQARLQEKNFILRKDQLSLDEHAKSIKELLSNASDLKSKFNAQNNKEQIDQITEAVQGYQQAFNSYVTLENQRAELLASMGSSAIRALNEIESIRAEQKQQLAQIRARANASRIIVDDKLGKADNANRMIKLFLNARIKALYFMSSADETAFKATLDYINQALDLASGERSKYKNAENIAQIDRVLFELRGYSKAINDYHTALSAQAQANDKMIDSARQAQAICAAAHKDQTAKMEAEIQQSNMMILIGAAVALIIGILAAWIITRAITGPVRQGVAFAQAIAAGDLTATVDVDQRDEIGQLAAALKQMVAKLADVVGDVQSAGENVATGSEELSASSESLSQGATEQAASVEEISSSMEEMASNIRQNAENAQTTERIATQSASDAESGGKAVTDTVLAMKQIADKINIIEEIARQTNLLALNAAIEAARAGEHGKGFAVVAAEVRKLAERSGSAAAEISELSTGSVEIAEKAGEMLTKMVPDIRKTAELVQEIAAASNEQNSGADQINKAIQQLDQVVQQNASAAEEMASTSEELSSQATQLQGTIGFFRLDGRATQNQGPSRLLTAQAAPPRKLTPQPAERNESVKPRQSSHGGLALDMSSDEGDDEFERF encoded by the coding sequence ATGTTCAAGAACATGAAACTCGGCCTGAAACTGGCTCTGGGATTCATCGTGGTCCTCGCGCTAACCGCCCTCGTCGCAGGGGTGGGTCTAAACGGCATGAATTCTGTGCAAGACCGTGTGGACAAGGCGGACGGAGTCAACCTCATTGTCAAGGACATCCAACAGGCTCGACTTCAGGAAAAGAATTTCATACTCCGCAAGGACCAGCTTTCCCTTGATGAACACGCCAAATCCATCAAAGAGCTCCTCTCCAATGCCTCCGATCTGAAGTCCAAATTCAACGCCCAAAACAACAAGGAACAGATCGATCAGATCACTGAGGCAGTTCAAGGCTACCAGCAGGCCTTCAACAGCTATGTCACTCTGGAAAACCAGCGTGCGGAGTTGCTTGCATCTATGGGTTCTTCCGCCATACGTGCACTGAATGAAATCGAATCTATTCGGGCCGAGCAAAAGCAACAGTTGGCACAAATCCGGGCCCGCGCCAACGCGTCCAGAATTATTGTCGATGACAAGCTCGGCAAGGCCGACAATGCCAACCGGATGATCAAGCTCTTTCTGAACGCACGCATCAAGGCCCTGTATTTCATGAGCAGCGCTGATGAAACAGCCTTCAAAGCGACCCTCGACTACATCAACCAGGCTCTGGATTTGGCCAGTGGTGAACGCAGCAAATACAAAAACGCTGAAAACATAGCCCAGATTGATCGAGTCCTGTTCGAACTTCGCGGTTACTCCAAAGCCATTAATGATTATCATACGGCGCTGTCCGCACAGGCCCAGGCCAATGACAAAATGATTGATTCCGCACGGCAGGCTCAAGCCATTTGCGCGGCTGCACACAAGGATCAGACCGCAAAAATGGAAGCCGAAATCCAACAGAGCAACATGATGATCCTCATCGGAGCAGCCGTGGCTCTTATCATCGGCATTCTTGCCGCCTGGATCATTACCCGCGCGATTACCGGCCCCGTACGTCAAGGCGTGGCCTTTGCGCAGGCCATCGCAGCAGGCGATCTGACAGCCACTGTTGACGTTGACCAAAGAGACGAAATCGGACAACTGGCCGCCGCTCTGAAACAAATGGTTGCCAAGCTGGCCGATGTGGTCGGCGATGTACAATCTGCAGGCGAAAACGTGGCCACAGGTTCCGAGGAACTGTCCGCATCTTCGGAAAGCCTGTCTCAAGGAGCGACCGAACAGGCGGCCAGCGTCGAAGAAATCTCCTCCTCCATGGAGGAAATGGCCTCCAACATCCGTCAGAATGCCGAAAACGCCCAGACAACGGAACGTATCGCCACTCAGTCAGCCTCTGATGCCGAGTCCGGTGGGAAGGCGGTAACCGATACTGTTCTGGCCATGAAGCAGATTGCGGACAAGATCAACATCATCGAGGAAATTGCTCGGCAGACCAACCTCCTGGCTCTGAATGCCGCCATTGAAGCCGCCCGGGCTGGTGAGCATGGCAAGGGATTTGCTGTTGTTGCCGCCGAAGTCCGTAAATTGGCCGAACGCAGCGGCTCTGCTGCTGCAGAGATCAGCGAACTGTCCACGGGCAGCGTCGAGATCGCAGAAAAAGCAGGTGAAATGCTCACCAAGATGGTCCCAGATATCCGCAAGACCGCAGAACTGGTCCAGGAAATTGCCGCGGCCAGCAACGAGCAGAACTCCGGCGCCGATCAGATCAACAAGGCCATCCAGCAACTTGACCAGGTTGTTCAGCAAAATGCCTCGGCGGCAGAGGAAATGGCCTCCACGTCCGAAGAACTCTCCAGTCAGGCCACCCAGTTGCAGGGCACCATCGGCTTCTTCAGATTGGATGGCAGAGCCACACAGAATCAAGGTCCCAGCCGGTTGCTAACGGCCCAGGCCGCTCCTCCCAGAAAGCTGACGCCTCAGCCTGCGGAACGTAACGAATCGGTCAAACCGAGACAGTCATCTCATGGCGGTTTGGCTCTTGATATGAGTTCGGATGAAGGAGATGATGAATTCGAACGCTTCTAG
- a CDS encoding sensor histidine kinase, translating into MDHSRILVAEDEAIIGKEIELTLKDLGYDVLGVVPTGEEAIERALSEQPDLVLMDIMLAGDIDGTEAAAQIRRQSHIPIIFSTAYTDDETLARVKPTAPYGYLIKPFDQTDLRITVETALYKSDMEEKLRVSEHRLRQAQKLEAVGTLASGIAHDFNNILSAIIGYSEMGLSKVDESDSLHKMLDRINKAGRRAKDLVQLMLDFSRPAGSDLDFVDLGAIVTEAMDMLSPSLPAGIRTDFSPPGTPCLVRASSTQMHQVALNLLKNAVDSMAQTDGTLSVTLESGIREDPEGVVCLPMFDRLVEPGWQDCACVKMVVRDTGGGMAEDVRRRAFDPFFTTKASGEGTGMGLAVVHGIVQSYGGWIGLESEPGRGSMFTVCLPQAGE; encoded by the coding sequence ATGGATCATAGCAGAATTCTTGTCGCAGAGGACGAGGCCATTATTGGCAAGGAAATTGAGTTGACTCTCAAGGACCTTGGGTATGATGTGCTTGGTGTTGTTCCCACCGGTGAAGAAGCCATTGAACGTGCCCTCAGTGAGCAGCCTGATCTTGTGCTCATGGATATCATGCTCGCGGGCGATATTGATGGCACCGAAGCGGCCGCGCAGATTCGGCGTCAAAGTCATATCCCCATCATTTTTTCCACAGCCTATACGGACGATGAGACTCTGGCGCGGGTCAAGCCCACGGCTCCATATGGTTATCTGATCAAGCCTTTTGACCAGACAGACTTGCGGATCACCGTGGAGACCGCTCTGTACAAGAGCGATATGGAAGAGAAGCTGAGGGTAAGCGAACATCGCCTGCGTCAGGCTCAGAAGCTGGAGGCAGTGGGTACACTTGCCAGCGGCATTGCCCATGATTTCAACAATATTCTGTCCGCGATTATTGGATATTCCGAAATGGGGCTGTCCAAAGTGGATGAATCGGACTCTCTGCACAAAATGCTGGATCGTATCAACAAGGCAGGGCGGCGTGCCAAGGATCTGGTGCAGTTGATGTTGGATTTCAGCCGTCCAGCCGGGAGTGACCTGGATTTTGTGGACCTGGGCGCGATTGTTACTGAAGCCATGGACATGCTGTCGCCATCGTTGCCTGCTGGTATCCGTACGGATTTCTCCCCTCCTGGTACACCATGCCTGGTCAGGGCCAGTTCCACTCAAATGCACCAAGTTGCTTTGAATCTGCTTAAGAATGCAGTGGATTCCATGGCTCAGACAGACGGCACGCTGAGCGTCACACTGGAGAGCGGGATCAGAGAGGACCCGGAAGGTGTTGTCTGTTTGCCCATGTTCGACAGGCTCGTCGAGCCTGGCTGGCAGGATTGTGCTTGTGTGAAAATGGTTGTGCGCGACACGGGCGGTGGCATGGCCGAGGATGTTCGCCGCCGGGCTTTCGATCCGTTCTTCACCACTAAGGCTTCGGGCGAAGGCACAGGGATGGGGCTGGCTGTGGTGCACGGTATTGTTCAGAGTTATGGGGGCTGGATCGGCCTGGAAAGCGAGCCGGGGCGTGGTTCGATGTTTACGGTTTGTTTGCCGCAGGCGGGGGAATAG
- a CDS encoding DUF4139 domain-containing protein produces MTALQRTMATSVLLFLILAPLTALAQPIAVTLYPNSGVVTELATVQLTAEAGLNKATLTLPAATDPASLRISPEGSSGLTPTDVSVLSVERRDEGRIKMVHGQLSQAKAKRQELVDKRSAHEGAAAYWRSISGKEGPKASDAAGMAAAVRQGLVVELAAASALSREIKSQAKTIKELEEELKRLTGGSVRILVATVTLTGKAAKQAKLRWSYRLNTAGWTPRYTLNAKPDTGVVDFTWDAELWQNSGTTWNDVAVTLATAEFRGGHAPGALPPWQIRPDAPMLRKTKEMFSDNAMEEPLALMAAGAPASAPVRSEGRIFDSYDAGRTSLDSGSRKRILMEQTSWKAKFDYLVRPAVGPGAYTHAAFTFDSAPKYPNGPATYLLDSAMVRKASFALYTKQSELFFGTDPQLEVRRIPLARQSGEAGFLSSKKSHSWDWRVSINNTKSIPVSMRIEERIPQIGDERIELEKRLPDADEEAGGLAIWSLKLNPGQKTDLEYGYSITYPKDMILDLGGR; encoded by the coding sequence ATGACGGCTCTTCAACGCACGATGGCCACGTCAGTTCTGCTTTTCCTGATTTTGGCACCGCTGACAGCGCTGGCCCAGCCCATAGCAGTGACCCTGTATCCCAACTCGGGAGTGGTCACCGAACTCGCAACAGTCCAGCTGACTGCCGAGGCGGGCCTGAACAAGGCCACGTTGACTTTGCCCGCAGCAACAGACCCGGCAAGCCTGCGCATCTCCCCGGAGGGGAGCTCCGGCCTCACCCCGACGGATGTCTCTGTCCTCAGTGTCGAGCGCCGAGATGAAGGCCGTATCAAGATGGTTCACGGGCAATTAAGCCAGGCCAAAGCCAAACGTCAGGAGCTGGTAGACAAACGTTCCGCTCACGAAGGGGCTGCGGCCTACTGGCGATCCATCTCTGGCAAGGAAGGCCCCAAGGCCTCGGATGCGGCGGGCATGGCAGCAGCCGTCCGCCAAGGGCTTGTGGTCGAGCTCGCAGCGGCTTCGGCCCTGTCGCGCGAGATCAAAAGCCAAGCCAAAACCATCAAGGAACTGGAAGAGGAGCTGAAACGTCTGACCGGCGGCAGTGTTCGTATCCTGGTGGCGACCGTCACCCTGACAGGCAAGGCAGCAAAACAGGCCAAGCTTCGATGGTCATACCGCCTGAATACTGCGGGCTGGACCCCTCGTTACACCTTGAATGCCAAGCCGGATACCGGCGTGGTCGATTTCACCTGGGATGCTGAACTCTGGCAGAACTCCGGTACCACCTGGAACGATGTCGCCGTGACCCTGGCAACAGCGGAATTCAGGGGCGGACATGCCCCTGGGGCTCTGCCTCCCTGGCAGATTCGTCCCGATGCCCCCATGCTGCGCAAAACCAAGGAAATGTTCAGCGACAATGCCATGGAAGAGCCCCTGGCCCTCATGGCTGCCGGAGCGCCAGCCAGCGCCCCGGTCCGTAGCGAGGGACGCATCTTCGATTCCTACGACGCTGGGCGTACCAGTCTCGACTCGGGAAGCCGAAAACGCATCCTCATGGAGCAGACGTCCTGGAAAGCGAAGTTTGACTATCTCGTCCGACCTGCTGTGGGCCCAGGCGCCTACACCCATGCTGCGTTCACATTCGATTCCGCCCCCAAATATCCGAACGGCCCGGCGACCTACCTCCTGGATTCCGCCATGGTTCGCAAGGCATCCTTTGCATTATATACCAAGCAGTCTGAACTGTTCTTCGGAACCGATCCCCAGCTGGAAGTCCGTCGCATCCCTCTGGCACGCCAATCGGGTGAGGCCGGATTCCTGAGCTCCAAGAAATCACACTCCTGGGACTGGCGGGTATCCATCAACAACACCAAATCCATTCCCGTATCTATGCGCATTGAAGAACGCATCCCCCAGATCGGTGACGAACGTATCGAACTTGAAAAACGCCTGCCTGATGCCGATGAAGAGGCAGGAGGATTGGCCATCTGGTCTCTCAAACTCAACCCCGGACAAAAGACTGATTTGGAATACGGCTATAGCATCACCTATCCCAAAGACATGATTCTGGATCTCGGCGGTCGCTGA